From the Oscillatoria salina IIICB1 genome, the window TGGGAGGGGTGAGTTGACTCATAATGTTCCCATCTAGAATCTTTGATTTAGCGATGAGAGGATGTCAACAGATATAATGGATTCACTGCTACTGGCGCAAGCGCTGAAGATGAGATTATGCCACCAACGATGAATGCAAGCTTGCAGTATCCTCTATTCGGTCCGGAAATTCAATGCCCTCATTGTCGTCAGACAATTCCCGCTTTGACACTGACAGATACTTATTTGTGTCCCCGTCACGGCGCTTTTGAAGCAGACCCCAAAACTGGCGAACTAATTCATCTACAGTCTGGTCGTCACTGGCGTAGGTGGGAGGGTGAATGGTTCCGACAGCATACTCATCCGGATGGCATTCGCTTTGAAATTCACGAACAGCTAGATCGACTTTATACCCAAGGCTATCGGGCGACGAGAGTAATTATTGCTAGTCGCTATCGAGATTTAGTTAGTGCTTATTTAGAACGCAGTTCTCCTTGGCGAGGTGGTAATTCAGATTCTCCTTCGCCGCGACTTTATGGTTTACCTGTGGAATTTAGCCCAGATCCGCCAGAAGATCCGCGCTGGGAAGTGATTAATTTCGATCTCGAAAAAGAACCGGGCGTTCCGGTACGTTATCCTTATTTTCGTTTGTTTGAGTGATGCACCATGCTTCGATCCGCACGGCGAATATTCATCGGGCGATCGCTTTCTACGAACA encodes:
- a CDS encoding TIGR02652 family protein; this encodes MNASLQYPLFGPEIQCPHCRQTIPALTLTDTYLCPRHGAFEADPKTGELIHLQSGRHWRRWEGEWFRQHTHPDGIRFEIHEQLDRLYTQGYRATRVIIASRYRDLVSAYLERSSPWRGGNSDSPSPRLYGLPVEFSPDPPEDPRWEVINFDLEKEPGVPVRYPYFRLFE